aGCGCGCGCCGCCGGGCGGCCAATGCACGGGGGCGCAGCCGGCAGCGCATGCGCGTTGTCAACGCTGAAGCCATAAGGCCCCGCTGCCCCAGCCTGCCGGGGCTACCAGCGGTacctgccctgtgccagggatgGCGGCGTTGCCGCCCGCGCCCGGCCTGTCCCGTCTCGGCAGCTCCTCACGCGCTCCTTCTCCTTCCCGGCGCTGGCTAAggccagcccagggctcctgAGATACTCTGTGAAGCGATGCAGGAACTCCTGCCTCGTAGTCTGAGACAGGAGGCAAAGAGATCCCGGTTATTTATTTAACAAGGAAGGAGATGCGGCCGAGCCGCCCGCCGGGGGAGGCTCCCCAcgcctcccgccgccgctcccAGCATGGTGGCTCCAGGGTGCCGCTCCCCGCCGTTCCCAATATGGCGCCGCATCGTGCCCTCAATTCTCGCGAGATCTCGACAGTATTTATATCGCGCCGGCGGTGCTTCTGCCCTTCCGGTCCGAGCAGCGGCAGCCATGAGGTGGGTCTGGAGGCCATCCGCCGCCATCCGCCCTGTCAGCCGTCATCCGCACCCGGTGGGATCCCGGGCCCGTCCGGGCCGCCGGCGGGGCCCGGTCAACGGGGTCAATCGCGGGGGGAACGCGCGGGGACCGGGTCGGGCTCGTCCGCGTCCCGGGCGGAGCCGGCCTTGAGCCCGCGTTGTTTCCTCCCGCAGCAGCAAAGTGTCCCGGGACACCCTGTACGAGGCGGTGAAGGAGGTGCTGCACGGCAGCCGTGCCAAGAAGCGCAAGTAAGAGCCACGGACACGGCGGGAGCGGACGTGTCACCCCCAGCCTCGGCCTTCCCCCCTCCGTGCCCGGCCAGGCCTCACCCGGTGCCTCCCGCAGGTTCGTGGAGACGGTGGAGCTGCAGATCAGCCTCAAGAACTATGACCCGCAGAAGGACAAGCGGTTCTCCGGTACCGTCAGGTTCGCCATCCTCTCGCTCCTACCCAGCCTTCGGCCCTGCCCGGCCCTGCTCGGGGCCGCCGCAGGTCCGAACCGCTTGGGGAGTCCAGCGCGCCTCGGCCCAGTGGGAGCGGCTGGACGGACCCTCACCCTGGGTCTTAAAACATGAGGGGAggtgcagcagccccagggctgtccccaccGGCCTGCTGGGGACGGCAGGTGAGCGGCTGTGCAGGATGCCTCTTCCTGTGGTAAGGTGTTTCCGTGCTGGCTCCATGGACGACACGTGGGTGGTGCTGGCTGGTCACTGACTTGGACCTTCCTTCCTTGCTTCTGCAGGTTGAAGTCGACGCCACGGCCCAAATTCTCTGTCTGTCTGCTGGGGGACCAGCAACATTGCGATGAGGCCAAAGCAGTTGACATCCCTCACATGGACATAGAAGCTCTAAAGAAGCTCAACAAAAACAAGAAGCTGGTGAAGAAGCTGGGTGAGTGTCAGTAAGGCTTTTCCCTATGCTCAGATTTCCATATCATGGGTAGTTGTAGAGCTGAAAAGCTGAGCAGAGTCAACTCCAGTACCAAAATCTGCCCAAAAACTATTCAGAAAAGCCACCAGGTTGTTTCCAGTGCAGGTTTCACAGGTCAGTACTGCAGAACTGGAGCTGATTGTCCAAGGAAGggagaaagactgaaaatgtcCCTGTCGACAGTTTCACCCTTCCTTGTGTCCCTCGATTTCCTGGTCAGGGAGCTGGAGGGCAGCAAAAGCCAAGAAATGATAGAAGCCAAGAGTGTGTTTTAGTCCTGCAGTTCTTATGTGAACAGAATGAAAtgcattccttttttcttgctcagagagaaaaatctttccctGAGAATTCCAGAGTCCTTGAGATACATTCCTCAGGCAGACGGGAACTTTCCCCTCAATCCATAATGTGCCATAGAACTATGTGCTGTTAGGAAATGACCGTGATTGTTGGCTAAGCCTCTTCTAGATGGATCCTCTATCGCATTTCATCCTGGTGTCCACAGTCTGTAGCAGAGCTTGGAGTTAGTTCGGTGTCACCTGGGGCTTAGCAAAGAACAGTTAATCAGGGAACAAGCTGTCATTTGGAGTCTCTGTTGAGTGAGGCTGgggcctggctgctgtggcagtCATTCCTCAGAGATTGTAGGCTGTCGTTCTATTCGGAACGGCTGggaagaacgacacagactctctaggaGTCGGTTAGGAGAATATCTCGTAGTTTATTACTTTAGCTTTGTTTTATAAACTGATACGTGGAAAGTGTCAGTTTATAAAAggatacagaaaggaaactcttactGGTTAGCAAATTACATTACCATCACTGGTCAGTGGGGCACGCtaccccctgactttctcctgcaaagaaaacaagggacagacaaacagcacctggcaaggctgttttctgtctctgagaaTTGTTTCGAATACTCCCATGAATTTCTCAGGTTAGCTtctcaggcaggactgagagCTATGTGGCCTGTAATTTCTACAggctctctgtttcagagttagaCACAGAGTCCACAGTAGGCAAAACTAGCTCCAGTTAGGTGGGACCCAGGGAACTGAAATTGCAGCAGGGAGTCGCATGTTCTCAGCTGAGTCCCTCGCTGGGAGGTTGGTTTGGGAGCAGAGTCCATCCTTACCTCCCAGGTTGTCTCCTTGCAGCTAAGAAGTACGATGCCTTCCTGGCTTCTGAGTCCTTGATCAAGCAGATTCCTCGAATCCTGGGCCCAGGCCTGAACAAAGCTGggaaattcccttctctcctcaCCCACAATGAGAATCTGGTGGCTAAGGTGGATGAGGTCAAATCAACCATCAAGTTTCAGATGAAGAAGGTAAAGCGTGGCTTTAGTTGTGTACCTGGGGGTTGTTCTGTGTCTCTGCCATGTCTGGGTTGGTCTGTAGGTGTCCCTCGAGTGTTCCTCAAACTGTGGCAGTTTTCTCCAGCAAAGGGAAATGGTATCAGGAGTGTTCCGTGGCCAGCCAGAGAGGAGGAATAATTTAACTGTGGTTGACAGATCTTGGAACAAATGATGAGGAAATGATTAGATGTTTCAGTGCTGAGTACAATGCAGTGAAATTAATGCTGCTCCCAGCATGTGGGTGCTGCTCAAGGAGGGGGACCTGGCCAGGTGTGTCCCTGTCGGGGGCTGAGTGTGAGTGAGGCTTTTTTTGGGGGTGAGTCTTGGACTTGACTCTATCTGAGGGAAcatgggagcagctctgtggggatCTGCTCTTGGTGTTGAGGTGAACTGACTCCCTCAAACCAAAATAACCCTGTTTAGGCATCCTAACCCTGTGTCAGTGGACCAAGTGTGACTCATGGGGGCACATCTGGGAGGACACAGCAGATGTGAGGGTTTGCAGATGCTTGAGCATTTAAAATAGCTGAGCTAATGTGTCCTGACACTTGGCCTGTCGGCTCACTCCAGCCTGTGGGGAGCGTTGGCCTCCAGGCTGCTCGGGGGGGCCAGGCGGGAGGAATGGCCCTCCTGGGCCTTTGTCACagtgcagagagagagagggctgggggctggcCCCAGGGGCAGAAAGGGAAGCTGGTGTGGGCTTGGCAGAGCAGGGTaatgctgagctgtgctcctgtGCCAGTTCTTCACAGTGTGCCACAGGTCCTTCCTGGTGTCTCATATGTGGGAGGCAGCCGTGCTCCCTCCTCACCCAGTCACCTCTGCACGTGTTAGAGGTGGCGTCCAGGTGCTACAGGGAGCCATAGGCCAGGTGGAAAAGCCTGTGGGTGGGCTGGGGAAGCCATATCCAAACCATGGGACAGCACAACACACTGATGAGTGGGTCAGCTCTTGTCACCTTTGCTTTGCCTGTGAAAGCTGTACCTGTGTCTGTCCCCAGGTGCTCTGTCTGGCTGTTGCTGTGGGTCACGTGAAGATGACAGAAGATGAGCTTGTCTACAACATCCACCTGGCCATCAACTTCCTGGTGTCGCTGCTGAAGAAGAACTGGCAGAACGTGCGAGCTCTGTACATCAAGAGCACCATGGGGAAACCCCAGCGCCTCTACTAAAGGGGGGCAGCAATAAATTCTGCAGGCACCCACAGCTGTGTGTGGTTCTGTTCCTCCAGAGCTCCTTGGGGAGGGTTTGCCTAAGAACAGCTTGCTTCCTCCTGAGGAAGGCCTCAGATGTTGTGCTGAGTTGAGAGAGAGATGAATACCAAGTGGGATGTTGGAGCTTTTGAGGGAAGGAGCCTCATACCCCCCTGCATTCAgagggggaggggaaaggacTCCActctccccagagcagaggtgtCCCAGCCAGGTGCAGGTTCAGCACCTGTAGCCCCCAGATCCCACAGGAGCCTTTCCTGGTACAGAGCTCACCTgagtcctgctgcagagcccagccctgctctgggaggACCAGCAGAAGCCTTTAAGGGCAAGTGCCCCTCACCAGCCCACGCCTGCCCAGGGGGCAGCTCCTGAGGACTTGAGCATTGTTTAACTCTATGTTCTGGcctaaaaatgaaatttgttgCATCTAAGTAATGTGTGTAAATTGCGTAGGGGCTGGAAAGCTTAGGGAAGTGCAGCATTTAAACttctggagggagaaaaaatactttgggcCCTGGAAAAGCTTGTCGGGCTCTGAGggaacaaaacaatgaaaacagtTCTGGATCCTGCTGTTAGAAACCTTTAAAATAAGCATCAGAGCCAGTTTTTGAAAGATCAACACAACAccaagaaattccatttaataattaaaaaaagacaatacaaaatgcaaacatttctttttacaaagttcaaataacattttttttttcttttaatcaagTGCAAATAACTTCATGAACTACATCTTGCTCATCACTTTAATCATTTCTGCTGGAGATGGCAAGTCCTGGCCCGCTGCAAAAGGCAGATATAAATACTCCAAcgtggaaaaaaaccccaaaaaccaaaaccccaacaaccctCATTTCTCCTGACAGCTTCAAAACCTTGATCCCCGAGGTGGCTGATGTGGGTTTCAGCCTTTCAAACCCATGCTGAGGTGGGGGGTGGGTGaggagtggggctgggctgctgtggggtgggtGGCTCTAGGGGCCCTGTGGaatttctgtggcatttttgAGCTATTTGgtgaaaggagaagggaggaacACCATTACCAGATACTTTGGCCATTCCAGGAAGGTGTGCTGCCTGCCTCATCCTTCCACAGCTGCTTCAGGAAGCAGAGGTGGCTGGTGCAGTGACAAGGGTGACAGCCAGGGCACACCAAGGGCCTGATGCCCTACAAAGGCAGCTGAGGCTGGGCAGTAACCTGACATTAGATTAGCCACAGTTAATCAAACTTAATGAACTGGTGGACATCAGGGGCTATGGCCATCCAGGGCACCACAGCAGGGTTGGTCATTCCTgggctgattttatttttgctgctggcttttttctttccttctaaatATGAAGGACTCTTTCAAAGGTCACTGGCCTTGCACCACTGTCCCAGAGCCACAAAACCCCTCCAGATCCCTACAGCAGCTTTTGTGCATTaaagcagctgctttcagaCAGTGACCAAGTGGCAAACAGCTCAGCCCACAGATGTGGAGCTTCCAAACaggctgggagccagcagcaggagaggaaaatccaCAGCTGGGATGAATCAGGACAGACTTTTCCAACTGACAAACCTCAgcccctgtgccagtgctcagcctgcctgcagcccctcacaGAGCCCGGGAGAGGCTCCTGGGGTGCTGGAGCACTGTGGATGaagcagggaaaacagggatgAGCAGCTGCTTCCCCCAGATGCAGGAAAGATGGACCCAGCGGGACATGCAGAGCAATAAATAAATGGTTTGTTaaaagcagggctgggctcaggtATGGGCAAAGAAACATTGAGGGTCAAGTGGGGACAGTGATGGGAAGGGACCTGGCACTGGCAGAGTAAGTCGATCATGTTTAGTCCTGGCAGCTCCAGTTCTTTGAGAGGATGAAGATGGGGATGAAGGTGTGGGGAGGATGACAGCTGAGAACTGGTGGTGGGACTGGAAAAGTAGGGAGGCTTGGGGAGGAGGGATGAGTGGTGGCAGCAGTTGCCTGTCCCTGGGAGTCCTGTCTGTCACATGAAGATGCTGGGGACAGTGATGTCCACCTGTCCACTGTCCCCAGCTGAGCCTGTCTGGGGGAGGCAGATGCAGTGAAATGGGGTGGCAGATGGGTCTTCCCCAGGATCTGTGccccacttccctggggaaggaCTCCCACAGCAGAGGCATGGGGCCAGAAATGCCCGGTGGGAATCAAAAGCACAAAACCTCCCCAGGTCCGTGAAGGTATCACTCTACCTGGGGGAGAGATTCTGGGGCTCAGTGGAGGGCTAGGCTAGCCcacctcccagcagctgttGGCTCATCCCTGAGCCCCTGCAGGGAAGCAAATAGTTTGCAACAAGCAGGTGACACAGCCGAGTTTTGATCCCCCTTGCAACAGGGCCTGAACAACGCCCAAACTGCAGTGGATCAGTCTGAAAGGATCAACTCCATCCCCCATGGATGGACCAAGACTCCTCCAACTCTCTGCAAAAACTCACCCCATTGCTCCAAGCAGGATAGGCACCGTCTCCCCCCAGACAGGGGCTTTTATCGGGAACAGAGGTGGCAGAAGAGGCCTGAAGATGCCATCACTGCTggtcagcacagcccagggcccAGCTTGCTCTGTGTggatggtttttgttttcttgcaaacaCACATTCTCATTTCTCAGGCAGTTATAAATATTGTCTTTtctagtaagaaaaaaaaaaacaaacaacttccCTCTAAATAATATAAGGAAGACTCAAATGATTGCACTTAATACATATGAAAAAGGTAGAAAGGAGGATATCCTAGTGCACAAACATTAACTCCTGCTCTTCTCAAAGCTTGCTTTTCCGAGTTACTCTTTGGCAGAGCTTGTAACAAAGTCTGGTTTCTTGGCACAAATGTCTGGGGTGGAGGGNNNNNNNNNNNNNNNNNNNNgggggggaggaaaaaaaagtcgAACCCGGCTGAAAGTCCTTCTCCTTTGCTCCCTGTTTTCTCCCGTGCAGCCAGACATTGTTCTCCGGGAACGTGGCTTGGCTGCGCTtccctcccagcaccagcactgctctccagcgGGACAGAGCCACCACGGTGCCGCGCTGGTGGGCTTTGCCATCACTCCTTTGCACTTCCTTTTTAATCAAGTCGGCTTTGTCAGTTCTCTTCCCCTCGACCTCTGCAAAGCGGCGCCGGTAGCCGGGGCCCGGCTCTGCGGTGGACACGGTGTCAGCTCCTGCGCTCCTCTGCGGGGCCGGAGCCAGCCCGGGGGCTGCAAGACAAGGACCCACCCCACTGTCCTGGGCTGATGATAGCACCAGGGAACGGGGGCAGACCTGGCGTAAAGGAAACCAAAGGAAGGACACGGGACAGCGAAAGAACCACTACTTCAGTTTCCTAAAACCTTCCAAAAGAAGCTGCTTCGGAAGAGGGGAGCGGCTTCACCGCCGCTGGGTGAGACCGGAGCGTGCCCCCGGCTGGGAGCGCAGCTCTACAGGGAGCGGCGGAGAAATAGTGGGGGGAAGTCTGCGGGATGAGCGGTGGCGATCCTGCCGGAGCCAGGcggaggaaggaaaaatcataaaggagaaggaagggagaagagtGTTTCCTTGGCTGCGAGGCggcccggggcggcggggcaCAGGGGGCTATTTGTAAGGTCGGAGGAAGCTGGAGACTTTGGAGCGCAGGAGTTTAATGAAGGAGCGGGGCAGCATTTCCTTGTGCTTCTCTGTGTACTTGAAGTAGTTCTGGGGGTGTGCCAGCACGTCGAAGAAAGCTTTGATGAGCTTCTTGTCCTGCAGGGAAGCCGAGGCAGAGGGATGTTCATCATCCCGCCGCCGTGCTACCCTGAACTGAAGTCCCAAGtgcaaggagagcaggaggcaTCCCCAAAGGGAAGGATTGTCCTGCATCCCCCACAGTCCTGGGTAACACAGACCTGGGGGCACACACTCACCTTGAGGATCTCCTGGTGGTTCTCAGAGGCGTAGAGTCTTCCATCCCGCACGATGTCCTCCACCAGCTGCTCATAGTCCTCTGCCAAAAAACACAGGGCATGAGCTGCCACTTGTCCCCAAACCTCTGTTCTCCATCCTTCAGTCCACTCCCTCCAAACACACAGGAGGTGTGAACTGGGGGTCCCAAACTGTGGTAGGGAGAATCATCAGCGTGTTGGGGTGGCATCTTCCCATGCCCCGTGCTCACCGTCGTAAGTGACATAGGGGATCTGGAAGCCCCGAGCACTGTTGGCTTCACTGGTTTTGAAGTTGATCCAGAGCTTGCGGGAGCGGGCGGTGAAGGCGATGGGTCTCTCGTAGGTCTGGCAGGTCTCGTAGGTGGTGATAGAGGatggggaggctgcagggaacagCAAGGGGACACATGATGCTGGTTGCCCATCAGCAGAGCTGCGGTAGCCTTACTGCGTCAAGGGTGGCATCAGGGATGGGAATTGTCCGTGCTGAGCAAGGCTGAGCCCCCTAACCCTCATGTTACATATCAGGGACTTCTGTGCTCTGGAAAACACCAGATGGGGCTTTTAACCCCCAAAATAAAGGCTGAGGCCCAGGTGCGCATCCCCGAAATCCAACATGATGCCCAGATAGCAGGGTGATGCTCATCACCTCACTCACCCTATTCCCAAAattcccctcctgctgcccagggatgtgccTTTCTCCCTCTGCACAAGGCAGCTCTGCCAAGCCCCAACCTTCTTCTCCCCATCTCCTCCCCTGAGCACCGCGGCCCGCTCGGTTACCTACAGTTTTTCCGCATGACCAACACGTCGCCACACTCGTCCTCGGAGGGGAGGAAGATCTCTGGCACCACGATGAGGATCTTGCGCTTGGGTGGGGGATTGATGTTCCAGGTGCACTCGATGTTGGCGGGGTAATTCCCCGGGTAGTTGGGGGACTCGATGTAGCCTGTGTACTCACCCAGCTCCCCTCCACACTGCCGGTCTGCAAGGCAGGGAGACCGGTTCAACTGGGAACCAGCAGCATGAGGGCAGTGGGGTGGTGTTCCATTGGGGGTGGTTTACTGGGAAAGAGGGGCACTGTCCCATTAGGCAACCCCCATGCCTGCCTGCACGCACAAAGCGCTGAAATAACCCCAAACTCTATagatttttaatacttttgAAGGAGGACCCTACACCTGTCCCCCCCTTCTGTTGCACCCCAGCTCGCCTACTTTTGCACTGGGACACAGAGGTGGAGCCATCGAAGTCGGTGGTGGTGTTGCCAGGGCAGGAGATGCAGTAATTCTGCCGGAAATCGGGCTGGTAGGTGCCCACGGTGCAGCGGATGCAGCGGTGGACGCTCGTGTTGTAGTAGTGCCCAGGGGAGCACTGCACTGGGGGGTCAGGGAGCACAGGGGGCTGTgtcagctgctggcacagccctgctggctggCCCCTTCCTGGGGACCAGCTCTGACCTACCTTTGGTGTCACAGTCCTGGAAGGAGAGGGCTCCCTCGTGACGGGTGGTCAGCCCCCCACCGCAGGGGAAGCAGAGCGCCCGTCCCACCTCAGGCTGGTAGGACCCACGGGGACACGGCTGGCAGGGCTTGAAGCCATCGGCAGAGTGCTGGCCAGGGGGACACTGACCTGCAGGCACAGGCATTGTTCAGTCTTGGCACCCCATATGCCTGGGGCTCTCCTGCCCCATACCCAAATCCTCTTCCCTCTCAGCCTTGGCAACACCAGTATACCCAGAGCAAGTGCTGCCCTTCCTGGGGTCCCCTCTAAATAATAAACTCCCAAAACAGCAAATTCTGTGGGTCCTGGGGATGCTCAAGGCTTTCCTGTCTGCTGGCTAATGGTTGAGGTTGCAGCCCTGGCCATGCCTCGAGTGTGCCTCAAGCCTGTGTCCTCCTTACCGGTGCAGCCAGTGATGTTGGTGGCTCCTATGGGTCCAAAGGTGTCACCGCGGGGACACAGGTCACAGGACAgctgcccctccttctcctggTAGGTGCCGGGGGGGCAGGGTACACACTGCTCCATTTGCCCGTGGTAATAGGTTCCCTGCGAGCAGCTGACTGAGAGCCGGGGGGGACGTCGGTGATGCTGTGGGGGCTGTCACCGCCGGGTCCCCTCATCACCCCACCACGCTCCTTACCACACTTGCTGGCCAGGCGCTGCTGGCCCGgcccacagctctcctgccGCTCCGGGGCCACGCTCAGCTTCCGGGCCACCTCGTACTCCATCCCTGAGAAGCGCAGCAGGAACCGCTCCTGATTGATGGATTTCTTCAAGGCTTTGATGGCCGACTTGAGCTTTTTCTCCACTCTCTGTCGCAGGCAGTGCAGGTTGCAGCTGGCTGGGTGGTGCAGAAGGGAATGGGGGAAAGGGGGAAACAGGGATGCATTAAGAAGGGAGGAGTAGAGAGGGAAGCCCAGAAGCATTAAAACCACCCCCCAAATGCTCAGTTGCAAGTGCTACTCAGCACATGCCAATCTGATGCAAGATGAGGACTGGTTAATCTCCCCTTGCTGCATGGGGATGGTATCGTGTTCCTGGTCCCACCACCTGTGCCTGCACCCAAGAGGGGTCAGGCCAGTGCTGTGCCCACCTGTGATCTCCTCAGGCTTGATCTCTGCCTCAAACTCCAGTGTGATGCGTGTCACCTCTTTGCTGGGGGAGTTGCGAGCCCGGCGCCCCTTCCCCTTCTTGGATGAGTCACACTTGAGGTTGACAAAGGTGACCTGGCAGTCAGAGCATGGTGCCGAGCCACCTGTGTGCGGGGGACAGGTCAGCAGCCACCCCTGCTGGGGGACAGGCACTCCCACCTCCCCCCAGCATCACACCTCACCTTGTGCCTTCCCGGCCTCCTCCTGCTTGCCCTTGGTCCGCGGGTGCAGGTGGCACTTGGCATCCTTGATCTTGAAGGAGGTTTTCTGCTTGACCGGTGCAGCCACAGTCTCTGAAAGAACAGGCGGGTGCTCAGCAACCTGGCACggcccagccaggctggtggcagctgtggGCACCCCAGGGGCCCCCTTACcaaggcactgctggctgctgttgGTGGGTCTGTGCTGGCCGCCCTGCCGCAGGATGGGGGTCCCACAGCTCACCGTGTAGCTGCTGTCAGACTCTGTGAGTGAGCAAGGGGGGttggctctgccagggctgtgccatgCCCAGCACCCTGCCATAGAGATCCTGCACCAGGGACCTGGCCCATGGATCTACATCCAATAATgagccctccctccctcctgcccgcCCGCCAGTGCACACTGGCTGTGTAGCCACTCCTCTCCACTCAGTTCGGGCCATGCAGGGAAATGGAGATCCCCTTGCCCATGCTGGTGGTGGCACCAGCACCAGTACCTGGCAGGAATAGGGCCTTGGAGGTGCAGGAAAGGGCACAGCTGTCCTTCTTGCCCATCTTATTGCAGGTGAGGGTGGCCCGTGGTGGCACCAAACCTGGCAGGCACTTCACCAGCTCCAAGGGACATGCACCAGCTGATGATGACAATCAGAGATGCCCATGGCTGGCACAGTTCAGAGACCCACGAGGGATCCCTGTGCCCTCCAGCTCATAGAGGGATTCATCGGGGGGGGAGAGGGTGCCAGAGCATAGCATAGGGACACCAGCCTGGCAGCCAAAAGCCCCCaactcctccagcagctctgctgacctACCCACACAGTCCTTCTTGTTCCAATGCAGCttgcagccagcaggacaggTACACTGGTAGCTGCCAGGAGTGTTGATGCAGCCGAATTTGCAGCCACCCCGGTTGATGCTGCACTCATCGATGTCTATGGGGACAAAGGAAGTGGGTATGGGGCAGTGGGACCCCTTGGCTCTGACACTGAATCCCTGCGTTGTCTCAGGGCTGGGATTCTGGACAGATAAATCCAAgctcagctgggacaggggatCTGCACCACTGGGCATTTCCTGCAGTCCCAgttccctgcagctgtgccagctaCATGGGGATAAGGGACAGCCCGACTCCCGGTGTCCCCAAGGGCAAGGGATGGGTGCAGAACATCCAGACTGAGCCCAGCCCCTCATGGGCTGGAGGGTGCAGCAGATGGAGCCGACACGGAAGCACTTAGAAACTGAACTCAGCAGCCCTGATCTCTCTCTTCAGAAGAGACCCCCCAGCCTGAAATGATCCTTCAGGtcagggatggagctgccccgtcacagcccttcctgcccagctccccctcACTCGCGGCATTGGTGGGAGCCATCAGTCCCTTTGCCACAGGGCCAAGGCAGTCCCGGGGGCTGCGCTGGCTCACGCTGACTGCGTAGCTCAGAAATATGAGGAGGGTCGCTGACCCTCGCCAGCCGGGCAGCACTGGAACACCCGGGCTCGTCATCCCGGGCCGCCGGCACCGCTGCCACAACACGCTCCGGCAGCCCCTGCAAAGCATGTTTCATTCACATCCCTCCCCGCTTCCAGGGCGCAGCACGCCCCCGCCCTTGGGAGCTATCTGCCTTGTGAAATTTAAATCAAACCCTTTTGATGTTCCCCTTCCCACCCCGTCACAGCTCCGTGCCAAAAACGCCGGggatttctccctctctcccgCTGCAGACAAGTCGCAAATTGTTCCTGTCGCTCTGTTTGAAGTTGCAGACATCA
The Parus major isolate Abel chromosome 26, Parus_major1.1, whole genome shotgun sequence DNA segment above includes these coding regions:
- the SCUBE3 gene encoding signal peptide, CUB and EGF-like domain-containing protein 3 isoform X4 is translated as MGALQIAGFSILFFLLHSGNTLANKASQDVDECVEGTDNCHIDAICQNTPKSYKCICKSGYTGDGKHCKDVDECEREDNAGCVHECVNIPGNYRCTCYDGFRLAHDGHNCLDLDECSEGNGGCQQTCVNMMGSYECFCREGFFLSDNQHTCIQRPEEGMNCMNKNHGCAHICRETPKGGIACECRPGFELTKNQRDCKLTCNYGNGGCQHTCDDTEQGPKCGCHVKFLLHSDGVTCIGERHFQQHVILETFSNETCAVNNGGCDSKCHDAATGVHCSCPMGFMLQPDRKTCKDIDECRLNNGGCDHICRNTVGSFECSCKKGYKLLINERNCQDIDECSFDRTCDHLCINTPGSFQCLCHKGYTLYGLTHCGDIDECSINRGGCKFGCINTPGSYQCTCPAGCKLHWNKKDCVAGACPLELVKCLPGLVPPRATLTCNKMGKKDSCALSCTSKALFLPESDSSYTVSCGTPILRQGGQHRPTNSSQQCLETVAAPVKQKTSFKIKDAKCHLHPRTKGKQEEAGKAQGGSAPCSDCQVTFVNLKCDSSKKGKGRRARNSPSKEVTRITLEFEAEIKPEEITASCNLHCLRQRVEKKLKSAIKALKKSINQERFLLRFSGMEYEVARKLSVAPERQESCGPGQQRLASKCVSCSQGTYYHGQMEQCVPCPPGTYQEKEGQLSCDLCPRGDTFGPIGATNITGCTGQCPPGQHSADGFKPCQPCPRGSYQPEVGRALCFPCGGGLTTRHEGALSFQDCDTKVQCSPGHYYNTSVHRCIRCTVGTYQPDFRQNYCISCPGNTTTDFDGSTSVSQCKNRQCGGELGEYTGYIESPNYPGNYPANIECTWNINPPPKRKILIVVPEIFLPSEDECGDVLVMRKNCSLPILYHHLRDLPDLRETHRLHRPLPQALDQLQNQ